The proteins below come from a single Candidatus Ancaeobacter aquaticus genomic window:
- a CDS encoding SpoIIE family protein phosphatase, whose protein sequence is MKMKNSITFKLISSILISSSIIFVVILSYNYHYSRKLIAEKIRENADDTVNLTINKIESILRGVEKLPENFAYLLEEAPFSNEKISEMLRSAVTKNNEVFGATVAFEPHAFDPQKKYFAPYYYKEGDKVVSTSLDGSEYNYFDQPWYRNAKDQAKPVWSEPYYDKGGGNIIMATYSVPFYKNVDGKRRCMGVVTADICLAWLQKIVSSVKIAESGYAVLISKKGKFVTYPHENMVMRKTIFDIAREMDNDALHEVGQKMVRGEEGFIPLIDPLTRKKNWLAYAPIPASGWALGVIFPQDELMASIYTLTKVNVGLAVIGCIVLGIIIILISGAITRPLRLLAKTTQDVSQGNLDFILPKITSRDEVGLLTSCFESMRVSLKEYIQNLKETTIAKERMEGELRVAHRIQMGFVPETFPEKKECDLFALLQSAREVGGDFYDYYFIDDDHLCFVIGDVSGKGVPAALFMAIGKILIKTLAQVTHDPGELIQRVNAELIKENDSSMFITLFFGVLDIRSGKVRYVNAGHNPPLLVRSGSASEYMNSTEGTIAGVFEEAKYTSSELVLGEGDVLLLYTDGVTEAINEKEEDYSEERLKDKVNKFHEMDSKKMADKILEDVTLFAGSAPQADDITLMALRYCGSSEGVKSDR, encoded by the coding sequence ATGAAAATGAAAAACAGTATAACATTTAAACTTATTTCCTCAATTCTCATTTCGAGTTCTATTATCTTTGTCGTTATATTGAGCTACAATTATCATTATTCCAGAAAACTGATCGCTGAAAAGATCCGTGAGAATGCAGATGATACCGTGAATCTTACTATTAACAAGATCGAATCAATACTGCGGGGAGTTGAAAAGCTACCTGAAAATTTTGCATACCTATTGGAAGAAGCACCATTTAGTAATGAAAAAATAAGTGAGATGCTTCGTTCTGCGGTTACAAAAAATAATGAGGTTTTCGGGGCAACAGTAGCTTTTGAGCCCCATGCCTTTGATCCACAAAAAAAGTATTTCGCGCCATACTATTACAAAGAAGGCGACAAGGTCGTATCGACATCTCTTGATGGAAGTGAATACAATTATTTTGATCAACCGTGGTATCGCAATGCAAAAGATCAGGCGAAGCCTGTGTGGAGTGAGCCGTATTACGATAAAGGCGGTGGCAACATTATTATGGCAACGTATTCGGTACCGTTTTATAAAAATGTTGATGGGAAAAGAAGATGTATGGGTGTTGTGACAGCGGATATTTGTCTTGCATGGCTCCAGAAAATTGTATCATCAGTAAAGATTGCTGAGTCAGGGTATGCTGTTTTGATATCAAAAAAAGGAAAATTTGTAACTTATCCGCATGAAAATATGGTAATGCGCAAAACCATATTTGATATTGCACGAGAAATGGACAATGATGCGTTACATGAGGTTGGGCAGAAAATGGTGCGCGGTGAGGAGGGGTTTATTCCATTAATCGATCCTCTCACCCGCAAAAAGAACTGGCTGGCATATGCCCCGATCCCTGCCAGCGGTTGGGCGCTTGGCGTTATTTTTCCGCAAGATGAATTAATGGCGTCAATATATACTCTGACTAAAGTGAATGTAGGCCTAGCGGTTATCGGTTGTATAGTGCTTGGTATAATTATTATCCTTATATCTGGCGCGATTACTCGTCCATTGAGACTCCTGGCTAAAACAACGCAAGATGTCTCTCAAGGAAACCTGGATTTTATCCTACCCAAGATTACGTCCCGCGATGAGGTCGGTTTATTAACATCATGTTTTGAAAGTATGAGAGTTTCTCTTAAAGAGTATATACAAAATCTTAAAGAAACTACGATAGCAAAAGAAAGAATGGAAGGGGAGCTCCGCGTTGCTCATAGGATACAGATGGGTTTTGTGCCGGAAACATTTCCTGAAAAAAAAGAATGTGATCTGTTTGCGCTCTTACAATCAGCTCGCGAGGTTGGTGGAGATTTCTATGATTACTATTTTATAGATGATGATCATCTGTGTTTTGTGATAGGTGACGTTTCGGGAAAAGGTGTTCCTGCCGCACTCTTTATGGCTATTGGTAAGATTCTTATTAAGACTCTTGCGCAAGTAACGCATGATCCCGGCGAATTAATTCAGAGGGTAAATGCCGAGCTTATTAAGGAAAATGATTCCTCAATGTTTATTACACTCTTCTTTGGAGTGCTGGATATTAGATCAGGAAAGGTCAGATATGTGAACGCTGGTCATAATCCACCGCTTTTGGTGCGATCAGGTAGTGCGTCAGAATATATGAATAGTACTGAAGGTACTATTGCAGGCGTATTTGAAGAAGCAAAGTATACATCTTCGGAATTAGTGTTAGGGGAGGGCGATGTGCTTTTACTGTATACTGACGGTGTGACCGAAGCGATAAATGAGAAAGAAGAAGATTACAGTGAAGAAAGGTTGAAAGATAAAGTTAATAAATTCCATGAAATGGACTCAAAAAAAATGGCGGATAAAATATTAGAGGATGTTACCCTGTTTGCTGGAAGTGCACCGCAAGCCGATGATATTACATTAATGGCACTCAGATATTGCGGCAGTAGTGAAGGAGTAAAAAGTGATAGATAG
- the nikR gene encoding nickel-responsive transcriptional regulator NikR, with product MCYFLYFRNTESSMSELYRFGVSLEKDLIKRFDELIEHKNYKNRSEALRDLIREDLVKESWEHDKEVAGAITLIYDHHKRELLNTITCIQHDFQTLIMATQHIHLDHNNCLEILAIKGNARDTQNLVHKLKSIKGIKHCTLSMASTGKDI from the coding sequence ATGTGTTACTTTCTATACTTTCGTAACACGGAGAGCTCAATGTCTGAACTGTATAGATTCGGTGTCTCATTAGAAAAAGATCTAATAAAACGATTTGATGAGCTTATCGAGCATAAGAATTACAAAAATCGATCTGAAGCGTTGCGTGACCTCATTCGTGAAGATCTCGTCAAAGAATCATGGGAGCATGATAAAGAAGTTGCCGGAGCGATTACCTTAATATATGACCATCATAAGAGAGAGCTCTTAAATACTATTACCTGTATACAGCATGATTTTCAAACCTTGATCATGGCTACTCAGCATATACACTTAGATCATAATAATTGTCTGGAGATATTAGCGATAAAAGGCAATGCGCGCGATACACAAAATCTGGTCCATAAATTAAAATCAATAAAAGGGATAAAGCACTGTACCTTGAGTATGGCATCGACAGGTAAAGACATCTAA
- a CDS encoding ATP-binding protein, whose protein sequence is MIDRENIVIKNELEEINVLTEKLHAFCVKHHILENFEHDINLAVEEIVVNAITYGYSDEEKHNIVIKLKTVNSEICIIVEDDGNPFDPLTVESPDVHKKLEDRELGGYGIHFVKNIMDNLSYRRKDNKNILSMTKKIQK, encoded by the coding sequence GTGATAGATAGAGAAAATATTGTTATAAAAAATGAACTTGAAGAGATTAATGTGCTTACAGAAAAGCTTCATGCATTTTGTGTAAAGCACCATATACTAGAGAATTTTGAGCATGATATCAATCTGGCAGTTGAGGAGATTGTTGTTAATGCGATAACCTATGGATATAGTGATGAGGAAAAACACAATATCGTTATAAAGCTTAAAACGGTTAATAGCGAAATATGTATAATTGTAGAAGATGACGGGAATCCTTTTGATCCGCTCACGGTAGAGAGTCCAGACGTACACAAAAAGCTCGAAGACCGTGAACTTGGAGGATATGGGATACATTTTGTGAAAAATATTATGGATAATCTTTCCTATAGACGTAAAGACAATAAGAATATCTTATCTATGACAAAAAAAATTCAAAAATAA